AGGAGTACCAGCCGTTCTCTCCGCCGATGCCCTCGACGACCTCCCACAACGCCTCCCGTGGGACATGGGCGTCGCGTTCCCGCACATCGGTGTAGAGGCTGCCGCCCGCCCAGTCCGGGTCGGTGGGCAGCGGGTCGCTGGGCGCGCCGGGTACGGAGGCCGACGACCAGCGCGTGGCCACCTGGGCGTCGCGGATGCGCTGCAGAGCCAGCCGGACCGCGCGGTCGAAGCCGACCGGATGTCCCGGGGGGCTCGGCACATACCGTTCGATGTCGTTCTCCCGGCACACCACCTCGTGCCGCAGCGACTCGGTCAGGGGGCGGGCGATGGCGGCGGGGACCGGGGTCACCAGGCCCACCCAGTGACTGGACAGGCCGGGCGTGAGGACGGGAACGGGCAGGATCAGCCGCCGGGGCAGGCCGGCTGCGGAGGCGTAGCGGCGCATCATGTCGAGGTACGTCAGCACCTCCGGGCCACCGATGTCGAAGGCGCGGTTCACCTCGCGGGGCAGGCGTGCGCATCCGGTCAGGAGGCGGAGCACGTCCCGTACGGCGATGGGCTGGATCCGGGTGTGCACCCAGCGCGGCGTGACCATCACCGGCAGCCGCTCGGTCAGGTAACGCAGCATCTCGAAGCTCGCCGAGCCGGAGCCGATGATCACGGCGGCGCGGAGCACGGCCGTCGGCACGCCCGAGGCGAGCAGGATGCGGCCGACCTCGGCGCGCGAGCGCAGGTGGGGCGACAGCTCCCGCTCGGGGACCGACCGAGGCGTCAGGCCGCCCAGGTAGACGAGCCGGCCGACGCCGGCCCGGCGGGCCTGCTCGCCGAAGACCCGGGCCGCCTCGCGGTCGGTGTCCTCGAAACCGCGGCCGGTGCCGAGGGCGTGCACCAGGTAGTAGGCCACGTCCACGCCGTCCATCGCCCGTGCCACCGACCCGGGATCGGTGACGTCGCCCCGGACGATCTCCACCCGCCCGGCCCACGGATGGTCGCGCAGCCTGCCCGGGGTGCGGGCCAGGCAGCGCACCCGGTGCCCGGCGTCGAGCAGCTCCGGCACCAGCCGGCCGCC
This genomic interval from Streptomyces sp. NBC_00557 contains the following:
- a CDS encoding SDR family oxidoreductase; translated protein: MSDDTAPMRGGPAGDGLTCLVTGATGYIGGRLVPELLDAGHRVRCLARTPGRLRDHPWAGRVEIVRGDVTDPGSVARAMDGVDVAYYLVHALGTGRGFEDTDREAARVFGEQARRAGVGRLVYLGGLTPRSVPERELSPHLRSRAEVGRILLASGVPTAVLRAAVIIGSGSASFEMLRYLTERLPVMVTPRWVHTRIQPIAVRDVLRLLTGCARLPREVNRAFDIGGPEVLTYLDMMRRYASAAGLPRRLILPVPVLTPGLSSHWVGLVTPVPAAIARPLTESLRHEVVCRENDIERYVPSPPGHPVGFDRAVRLALQRIRDAQVATRWSSASVPGAPSDPLPTDPDWAGGSLYTDVRERDAHVPREALWEVVEGIGGENGWYSFPLAWAVRGRLDRLVGGVGLRRGRRDASRLRAGDSLDFWRVEEIERGRLLRLRAEMRLPGLAWLEMRVDGGDGGPVRYRQRALFHPHGLLGHLYWWSVSPFHAVVFGGMARTIVRTAERAAPRRRWRGGGASAGGTAAEEPGERAVPRRSPGRG